The following nucleotide sequence is from Alphaproteobacteria bacterium.
TGCAGCAGGCTGCGGCCCTGGCGGCCGGCGGTGATCGCCGGGGCGCCATCGCCATCTACGACGGCCTGGCCCAAACGGCCGAGGGCGAGCTGTTGCAGGGTCTGGCCCGGCTGCTGGGCGCGCTGAGCGCGCTCGACGGCGCCGCCGAGGGCGAGGTCGAGCGGCGCCTCGAGCCGCTGCTTGGCGGCCAAGGCCCGTGGCGCCACTCGGCCCGCGAGGTGGCAGCCCTGGCGGCCCAGCAGGGCGGCAGGCTGGACGCGGCCAGGAAATTGTTCACCGAACTTGCCGACGACGCCACTGCGCCGGCCGGCATTCGCGCCCGGGCCGCCGAAATGCTGGCGGCGCTGGGCGGTGCTTCGTGACGGCCCTGCCGCCACAGGGACCACAGGGACCACAGCGGCTGCGGCTGCTGTTGCCGGCGGCTCTGGCTGTGCTTTCTGTGGCCCTGGCGGCGGTTCTCCCGGCCTGCGATGCAATGCCCGACTGGCTGGGTAGCGTCGAAAAACCGCCGCTCCCGGGCGAGCGCATCTCGGTCATCGCACTCCAGCGTACCCTGGTGCCCGATCCCGACATCGCCGATCTCGACGTGCGTCTGCCCAAGCCCTACGCCAATGCCGATTGGCCCCAGGACGGCGGTGATCCCAGCCATGCCATGCACCATCTGGCGGCCGGCGAGAACGTCGGTGAATTGTGGCGCCAAGATGCCGGCGCCGGTTCCGACGATCTGCGCCGTCTGCTGGCCTCGCCCGTGGTGGCCAAGGGGATGGTCTTCGTGTTCGATGCCGAAGGCCGGGTCAGCGCCTTCGATGCCGCCAACGGCAGGCCCAGCTGGAGCTACAGCGTGGTGCCCAGGGGCGAGGAGGAAGGCGCCATCGGCGGCGGCCTGGCGGTCGATTCGGGCATTCTCTACATTGCCTCGGGCTATGGCGAGGTGATCGCGCTGGAGGCCGCGACGGGAGCCGAATTTTGGCGCCACCGCATCGGCGTGCCGCTGCGCGGAGCTCCTACCGTCAGCGCCGGCCGGGTCTTCGT
It contains:
- a CDS encoding tetratricopeptide repeat protein; the protein is MADVFREVDEELRQEHYAKLWQKYGRYVIVLALLIVVGTAANVGWREYVRAAREADGARFATALELFAAGKPSQAANAFAGLVSDGGDGYPTLAALQQAAALAAGGDRRGAIAIYDGLAQTAEGELLQGLARLLGALSALDGAAEGEVERRLEPLLGGQGPWRHSAREVAALAAQQGGRLDAARKLFTELADDATAPAGIRARAAEMLAALGGAS